One segment of Gadus chalcogrammus isolate NIFS_2021 chromosome 8, NIFS_Gcha_1.0, whole genome shotgun sequence DNA contains the following:
- the lpin2 gene encoding phosphatidate phosphatase LPIN2 isoform X3 produces the protein MTNTMNYVGQLAGQVLVTVKELYKGINQATLSGCIDVVVVRQRDGTYQCSPFHVRFGKLGVMRSKEKVIDIEINGEPVELHMKLGDNGEAFFVQETEQLNQIVPAHLVTSPIPTEGHLIWINEVERRAAQQQQHLEDDPADPEDAPEPHHPTSTSGTTKKKKRRRKKHKGDPRREELTPPMALVSANAANAAANAAANAAANVPAPAPAATTSSGQTEEIFEMELSSDEETAVLTHASRSPSMTTMRDIDPKLPAARHNLDSYPFSDGDWSNADGLSQAFSPKSDSELLVKSSVSMLRAESHMQWTWGEFPEATRAPKKERYELPKTVTITPSESTHFRVILSSEAMQSELEPGPPKMIASGIGGGCGDRPACAIIKPQPRTPTSAAVGPVVRSPTPVDVQPPLTPTEPLEALPPGVTTSTPINVSGSPGMAQMAGDAGDASSKCDSPSKKKGVPKRSQHQGPEDIYLDDLCVLDPDVAARYFPKSEAEAATKHWMDSEMGSGSQSPQSVGSAAADSGTECLSDSAGDLPDVTLSLCGGLSENAEISKEKFMEHIITYQEFAESPAIIDNPNLVVKIANRYYNWTLAAPLILSMQAFQKNLPKATEEAWVKEKMPKKSGRWWFWRKRADSTVKQSEAKLESKEESQMEGEDRPSLSQEQKLAMQPKAGDSSSDEESKEVSAASCPERLQGQGEAHVHPSPHAYRKSLRLSSSQIASLKLKEGPNDVTFSITTQYQGTCRCEGTIYLWNWDDKVIISDIDGTITKSDVFGQILPQLGKDWTHQGIAKLYHSVAENGYKFLYCSARAIGMADMTRGYLQWVNDEGTILPRGPLMLSPSSLFSAFHREVIEKKPEIFKIECLTDIKNLFLHNKQPFHAAFGNRTNDVFAYKEVGVPVCRIFTVNPKGELIQEQTRGNKTSYCRLSELVEHVFPLLNKEQNQAFSMPEYSSFCYWRQPIPDINPDEHL, from the exons ATG ACCAACACCATGAACTACGTGGGCCAGCTGGCGGGCCAGGTGCTGGTCACGGTCAAGGAGCTGTACAAGGGCATCAACCAGGCCACACTGTCGGGCTGCATcgacgtggtggtggtgcggcaGCGCGACGGCACCTACCAGTGCTCCCCCTTCCACGTGCGCTTCGGCAAGCTGGGGGTGATGCGCTCCAAAGAGAAAGTG ATCGACATTGAAATCAACGGGGAGCCGGTGGAGCTGCACATGAAGCTGGGGGACAACGGCGAGGCCTTCTTCGTCCAGGAGACGGAGCAGCTCAAC CAGATCGTGCCGGCCCACCTGGTCACGTCCCCCATCCCCACGGAGGGCCACCTGATCTGGATCAACGAGGTGGAGCGCCGGgcggcccagcagcagcagcacctggagGACGACCCCGCCGACCCCGAGGACGCCCCCGagccccaccaccccaccagcaCCTCGGGCAccaccaagaagaagaagaggaggaggaaaaagcaCAAGGGAGACCCCCGCCGCGAGGAGCTGACTCCGCCCATGGCCCTCGTCTCGGCTAACGCTGCTAACGCTGCTGCTAACGCTGCTGCTAACGCTGCTGCTAACGTCCCCGCTCCGGCTCCTGCTGCTACGACCTCCAGCGGTCAGACTGAGGAGATCTTTGAGATGGAGCTGAGCTCGGACGAAGAGACGGCTGTTCTGACCCACGCCTCCAG GTCGCCATCGATGACCACGATGCGGGACATCGACCCCAAGTTGCCTGCAGCCAGACACAACCTAGACAGCTACCCCTTCTCCGACGGAGACTGGTCCAACGCAGACGG gCTGTCGCAGGCTTTTTCCCCCAAGAGCGACTCTGAGCTCCTGGTGAAGTCGTCGGTGAGCATGCTCCGTGCCGAGTCCCACATGCAGTGGACCTGGGGAGAGTTCCCTGAAGCCACCAGG GCGCCCAAGAAGGAGCGGTACGAGCTCCCCAAAACGGTGACCATCACGCCGTCTGAGAGCACCCACTTCCGGGTCATCCTCAGCTCCGAGGCGATGCAGAGCGAGTTGGAGCCGGGGCCCCCCAAGATGATCGCCAGTGGCatcggcggcggctgcggcgaCCGGCCCGCCTGCGCCATCATCAAGCCCCAGCCGCGCACCCCCACGAGCGCCGCCGTCGGGCCCGTCGTGCGCTCCCCCACCCCGGTCGACGTGCAGCCCCCCCTGACGCCCACGGAGCCCCTGGAGGCCCTGCCCCCCGGCGTGACCACGTCCACCCCCATCAACGTCTCGGGCAGCCCGGGCATGGCCCAGATGGCAGGAGACGCGGGGGATGCGAGCTCAAAGTGTGACTCGCCTTCCAAGAAGAAAG GCGTCCCTAAGAGGAGCCAGCACCAGGGCCCTGAAGATATCTACCTAGACGACCTGTGCGTACTTGATCCGGACGTGGCTGCACGCTATTTCCCTAAAAG TGAGGCGGAGGCAGCCACCAAGCACTGGATGGACTCCGAGATGGGCTCGGGCTCCCAGTCCCCCCAGTCGGTGGGCAGCGCCGCCGCCGACAGCGGCACCGAGTGCCTCTCCGACTCGGCCGGCGACCTCCCGGACGTCACCCTGTCCCTGTGCGGAGGCCTGAGCGAGAACGCCGAGATATCCAAAG AAAAATTCATGGAGCATATCATCACGTATCAGGAGTTTGCTGAGAGTCCAGCCATCATCGACAACCCTAACCTGGTCGTGAAGATCGCCAATAG ATATTACAACTGGACGCTTGCTGCACCACTGATCCTAAGCATGCAAGCATTTCAGAAGAATTTGCCAAAG GCGACCGAGGAGGCCTGGGTGAAGGAGAAGATGCCAAAGAAGTCAGGCCGCTGGTGGTTCTGGAGGAAGAGGGCCGACAGCACCGTCAAGCAG TCTGAGGCCAAGCTGGAGTCCAAGGAGGAGTCccagatggagggggaggaccgGCCCTCCCTGTCCCAGGAGCAGAAGCTGGCCATGCA GCCCAAAGCCGGGGACTCGTCCAGTGACGAGGAGTCCAAGGAGGTGAGCGCCGCCTCCTGCCCAGAGAGGCTGCAGGGTCAGGGGGAGGCCCACGTGCACCCCAGCCCCCACGCCTACCGCAAGTCCCTACGCCTCTCCTCCAGCCAGATC GCCAGCCTGAAGCTGAAGGAAGGGCCCAACGACGTGACGTTCAGCATCACCACGCAGTACCAGGGCACCTGCCGCTGCGAGGGCACCATCTACCTGTGGAACTGGGACGACAAGGTCATCATCTCCGACATCGACGGCACCATCACCAA gtcTGACGTCTTTGGCCAGATTCTGCCACAGCTGGGCAAAGACTGGACCCACCAGGGCATCGCCAAGCTGTACCACTCAGTCGCAGA GAACGGCTACAAGTTCCTGTACTGCTCGGCGCGGGCCATCGGCATGGCGGACATGACGCGGGGGTACCTGCAGTGGGTCAACGACGAAGGCACCATCCTGCCCCGGGGCCCGCTGATGCTGTCTCCCAGCAGCCTCTTCTCTGCCTTCCACAG gGAGGTGATCGAGAAGAAGCCGGAGATCTTCAAGATCGAGTGCCTCACGGACATCAAGAACCTGTTCCTCCACAACAAGCAGCCGTTCCACGCCGCCTTCGGGAACCGGACCAAC GACGTCTTCGCCTACAAGGAGGTGGGGGTTCCTGTGTGCCGCATCTTCACCGTCAACCCCAAGGGGGAGCTGATCCAGGAGCAGACCCGGGGGAACAAGACCTC CTACTGCCGACTGAGTGAGCTGGTGGAGCATGTTTTCCCGCTGCTGAACAAGGAGCAGAACCAAGCGTTCTCCATGCCAGAGTACAGCTCCTTCTGTTACTGGCGCCAGCCCATACCTGACATCAACCCCGACGAGCATCTCTGA
- the lpin2 gene encoding phosphatidate phosphatase LPIN2 isoform X1, with protein MASLSASSPWENHAAPPMEYPKPGQVEVTSPSANAATLAVTVLRKRLPHWGDFELSVGGRTGTSVSDGSSSLRATWFWTNTMNYVGQLAGQVLVTVKELYKGINQATLSGCIDVVVVRQRDGTYQCSPFHVRFGKLGVMRSKEKVIDIEINGEPVELHMKLGDNGEAFFVQETEQLNQIVPAHLVTSPIPTEGHLIWINEVERRAAQQQQHLEDDPADPEDAPEPHHPTSTSGTTKKKKRRRKKHKGDPRREELTPPMALVSANAANAAANAAANAAANVPAPAPAATTSSGQTEEIFEMELSSDEETAVLTHASRSPSMTTMRDIDPKLPAARHNLDSYPFSDGDWSNADGLSQAFSPKSDSELLVKSSVSMLRAESHMQWTWGEFPEATRAPKKERYELPKTVTITPSESTHFRVILSSEAMQSELEPGPPKMIASGIGGGCGDRPACAIIKPQPRTPTSAAVGPVVRSPTPVDVQPPLTPTEPLEALPPGVTTSTPINVSGSPGMAQMAGDAGDASSKCDSPSKKKGVPKRSQHQGPEDIYLDDLCVLDPDVAARYFPKSEAEAATKHWMDSEMGSGSQSPQSVGSAAADSGTECLSDSAGDLPDVTLSLCGGLSENAEISKEKFMEHIITYQEFAESPAIIDNPNLVVKIANRYYNWTLAAPLILSMQAFQKNLPKATEEAWVKEKMPKKSGRWWFWRKRADSTVKQSEAKLESKEESQMEGEDRPSLSQEQKLAMQPKAGDSSSDEESKEVSAASCPERLQGQGEAHVHPSPHAYRKSLRLSSSQIASLKLKEGPNDVTFSITTQYQGTCRCEGTIYLWNWDDKVIISDIDGTITKSDVFGQILPQLGKDWTHQGIAKLYHSVAENGYKFLYCSARAIGMADMTRGYLQWVNDEGTILPRGPLMLSPSSLFSAFHREVIEKKPEIFKIECLTDIKNLFLHNKQPFHAAFGNRTNDVFAYKEVGVPVCRIFTVNPKGELIQEQTRGNKTSYCRLSELVEHVFPLLNKEQNQAFSMPEYSSFCYWRQPIPDINPDEHL; from the exons ATGGCCTCATTATCGGCGTCCTCTCCATGGGAGAACCACGCGGCTCCGCCGATGGAGTATCCTAAGCCGGGCCAGGTAGAGGTGACCTCACCGTCCGCCAACGCCGCCACGCTGGCAGTGACGGTGCTGAGGAAGAGGCTCCCGCACTGGGGCGACTTTGAGCTCTCGGTGGGGGGGCGCACTGGCACCAGTGTGTCTGATGGGTCCTCCTCTCTGAGGGCCACCTGGTTCTGG ACCAACACCATGAACTACGTGGGCCAGCTGGCGGGCCAGGTGCTGGTCACGGTCAAGGAGCTGTACAAGGGCATCAACCAGGCCACACTGTCGGGCTGCATcgacgtggtggtggtgcggcaGCGCGACGGCACCTACCAGTGCTCCCCCTTCCACGTGCGCTTCGGCAAGCTGGGGGTGATGCGCTCCAAAGAGAAAGTG ATCGACATTGAAATCAACGGGGAGCCGGTGGAGCTGCACATGAAGCTGGGGGACAACGGCGAGGCCTTCTTCGTCCAGGAGACGGAGCAGCTCAAC CAGATCGTGCCGGCCCACCTGGTCACGTCCCCCATCCCCACGGAGGGCCACCTGATCTGGATCAACGAGGTGGAGCGCCGGgcggcccagcagcagcagcacctggagGACGACCCCGCCGACCCCGAGGACGCCCCCGagccccaccaccccaccagcaCCTCGGGCAccaccaagaagaagaagaggaggaggaaaaagcaCAAGGGAGACCCCCGCCGCGAGGAGCTGACTCCGCCCATGGCCCTCGTCTCGGCTAACGCTGCTAACGCTGCTGCTAACGCTGCTGCTAACGCTGCTGCTAACGTCCCCGCTCCGGCTCCTGCTGCTACGACCTCCAGCGGTCAGACTGAGGAGATCTTTGAGATGGAGCTGAGCTCGGACGAAGAGACGGCTGTTCTGACCCACGCCTCCAG GTCGCCATCGATGACCACGATGCGGGACATCGACCCCAAGTTGCCTGCAGCCAGACACAACCTAGACAGCTACCCCTTCTCCGACGGAGACTGGTCCAACGCAGACGG gCTGTCGCAGGCTTTTTCCCCCAAGAGCGACTCTGAGCTCCTGGTGAAGTCGTCGGTGAGCATGCTCCGTGCCGAGTCCCACATGCAGTGGACCTGGGGAGAGTTCCCTGAAGCCACCAGG GCGCCCAAGAAGGAGCGGTACGAGCTCCCCAAAACGGTGACCATCACGCCGTCTGAGAGCACCCACTTCCGGGTCATCCTCAGCTCCGAGGCGATGCAGAGCGAGTTGGAGCCGGGGCCCCCCAAGATGATCGCCAGTGGCatcggcggcggctgcggcgaCCGGCCCGCCTGCGCCATCATCAAGCCCCAGCCGCGCACCCCCACGAGCGCCGCCGTCGGGCCCGTCGTGCGCTCCCCCACCCCGGTCGACGTGCAGCCCCCCCTGACGCCCACGGAGCCCCTGGAGGCCCTGCCCCCCGGCGTGACCACGTCCACCCCCATCAACGTCTCGGGCAGCCCGGGCATGGCCCAGATGGCAGGAGACGCGGGGGATGCGAGCTCAAAGTGTGACTCGCCTTCCAAGAAGAAAG GCGTCCCTAAGAGGAGCCAGCACCAGGGCCCTGAAGATATCTACCTAGACGACCTGTGCGTACTTGATCCGGACGTGGCTGCACGCTATTTCCCTAAAAG TGAGGCGGAGGCAGCCACCAAGCACTGGATGGACTCCGAGATGGGCTCGGGCTCCCAGTCCCCCCAGTCGGTGGGCAGCGCCGCCGCCGACAGCGGCACCGAGTGCCTCTCCGACTCGGCCGGCGACCTCCCGGACGTCACCCTGTCCCTGTGCGGAGGCCTGAGCGAGAACGCCGAGATATCCAAAG AAAAATTCATGGAGCATATCATCACGTATCAGGAGTTTGCTGAGAGTCCAGCCATCATCGACAACCCTAACCTGGTCGTGAAGATCGCCAATAG ATATTACAACTGGACGCTTGCTGCACCACTGATCCTAAGCATGCAAGCATTTCAGAAGAATTTGCCAAAG GCGACCGAGGAGGCCTGGGTGAAGGAGAAGATGCCAAAGAAGTCAGGCCGCTGGTGGTTCTGGAGGAAGAGGGCCGACAGCACCGTCAAGCAG TCTGAGGCCAAGCTGGAGTCCAAGGAGGAGTCccagatggagggggaggaccgGCCCTCCCTGTCCCAGGAGCAGAAGCTGGCCATGCA GCCCAAAGCCGGGGACTCGTCCAGTGACGAGGAGTCCAAGGAGGTGAGCGCCGCCTCCTGCCCAGAGAGGCTGCAGGGTCAGGGGGAGGCCCACGTGCACCCCAGCCCCCACGCCTACCGCAAGTCCCTACGCCTCTCCTCCAGCCAGATC GCCAGCCTGAAGCTGAAGGAAGGGCCCAACGACGTGACGTTCAGCATCACCACGCAGTACCAGGGCACCTGCCGCTGCGAGGGCACCATCTACCTGTGGAACTGGGACGACAAGGTCATCATCTCCGACATCGACGGCACCATCACCAA gtcTGACGTCTTTGGCCAGATTCTGCCACAGCTGGGCAAAGACTGGACCCACCAGGGCATCGCCAAGCTGTACCACTCAGTCGCAGA GAACGGCTACAAGTTCCTGTACTGCTCGGCGCGGGCCATCGGCATGGCGGACATGACGCGGGGGTACCTGCAGTGGGTCAACGACGAAGGCACCATCCTGCCCCGGGGCCCGCTGATGCTGTCTCCCAGCAGCCTCTTCTCTGCCTTCCACAG gGAGGTGATCGAGAAGAAGCCGGAGATCTTCAAGATCGAGTGCCTCACGGACATCAAGAACCTGTTCCTCCACAACAAGCAGCCGTTCCACGCCGCCTTCGGGAACCGGACCAAC GACGTCTTCGCCTACAAGGAGGTGGGGGTTCCTGTGTGCCGCATCTTCACCGTCAACCCCAAGGGGGAGCTGATCCAGGAGCAGACCCGGGGGAACAAGACCTC CTACTGCCGACTGAGTGAGCTGGTGGAGCATGTTTTCCCGCTGCTGAACAAGGAGCAGAACCAAGCGTTCTCCATGCCAGAGTACAGCTCCTTCTGTTACTGGCGCCAGCCCATACCTGACATCAACCCCGACGAGCATCTCTGA
- the lpin2 gene encoding phosphatidate phosphatase LPIN2 isoform X2: MASLSASSPWENHAAPPMEYPKPGQVEVTSPSANAATLAVTVLRKRLPHWGDFELSVGGRTGTSVSDGSSSLRATWFWTNTMNYVGQLAGQVLVTVKELYKGINQATLSGCIDVVVVRQRDGTYQCSPFHVRFGKLGVMRSKEKVIDIEINGEPVELHMKLGDNGEAFFVQETEQLNIVPAHLVTSPIPTEGHLIWINEVERRAAQQQQHLEDDPADPEDAPEPHHPTSTSGTTKKKKRRRKKHKGDPRREELTPPMALVSANAANAAANAAANAAANVPAPAPAATTSSGQTEEIFEMELSSDEETAVLTHASRSPSMTTMRDIDPKLPAARHNLDSYPFSDGDWSNADGLSQAFSPKSDSELLVKSSVSMLRAESHMQWTWGEFPEATRAPKKERYELPKTVTITPSESTHFRVILSSEAMQSELEPGPPKMIASGIGGGCGDRPACAIIKPQPRTPTSAAVGPVVRSPTPVDVQPPLTPTEPLEALPPGVTTSTPINVSGSPGMAQMAGDAGDASSKCDSPSKKKGVPKRSQHQGPEDIYLDDLCVLDPDVAARYFPKSEAEAATKHWMDSEMGSGSQSPQSVGSAAADSGTECLSDSAGDLPDVTLSLCGGLSENAEISKEKFMEHIITYQEFAESPAIIDNPNLVVKIANRYYNWTLAAPLILSMQAFQKNLPKATEEAWVKEKMPKKSGRWWFWRKRADSTVKQSEAKLESKEESQMEGEDRPSLSQEQKLAMQPKAGDSSSDEESKEVSAASCPERLQGQGEAHVHPSPHAYRKSLRLSSSQIASLKLKEGPNDVTFSITTQYQGTCRCEGTIYLWNWDDKVIISDIDGTITKSDVFGQILPQLGKDWTHQGIAKLYHSVAENGYKFLYCSARAIGMADMTRGYLQWVNDEGTILPRGPLMLSPSSLFSAFHREVIEKKPEIFKIECLTDIKNLFLHNKQPFHAAFGNRTNDVFAYKEVGVPVCRIFTVNPKGELIQEQTRGNKTSYCRLSELVEHVFPLLNKEQNQAFSMPEYSSFCYWRQPIPDINPDEHL; encoded by the exons ATGGCCTCATTATCGGCGTCCTCTCCATGGGAGAACCACGCGGCTCCGCCGATGGAGTATCCTAAGCCGGGCCAGGTAGAGGTGACCTCACCGTCCGCCAACGCCGCCACGCTGGCAGTGACGGTGCTGAGGAAGAGGCTCCCGCACTGGGGCGACTTTGAGCTCTCGGTGGGGGGGCGCACTGGCACCAGTGTGTCTGATGGGTCCTCCTCTCTGAGGGCCACCTGGTTCTGG ACCAACACCATGAACTACGTGGGCCAGCTGGCGGGCCAGGTGCTGGTCACGGTCAAGGAGCTGTACAAGGGCATCAACCAGGCCACACTGTCGGGCTGCATcgacgtggtggtggtgcggcaGCGCGACGGCACCTACCAGTGCTCCCCCTTCCACGTGCGCTTCGGCAAGCTGGGGGTGATGCGCTCCAAAGAGAAAGTG ATCGACATTGAAATCAACGGGGAGCCGGTGGAGCTGCACATGAAGCTGGGGGACAACGGCGAGGCCTTCTTCGTCCAGGAGACGGAGCAGCTCAAC ATCGTGCCGGCCCACCTGGTCACGTCCCCCATCCCCACGGAGGGCCACCTGATCTGGATCAACGAGGTGGAGCGCCGGgcggcccagcagcagcagcacctggagGACGACCCCGCCGACCCCGAGGACGCCCCCGagccccaccaccccaccagcaCCTCGGGCAccaccaagaagaagaagaggaggaggaaaaagcaCAAGGGAGACCCCCGCCGCGAGGAGCTGACTCCGCCCATGGCCCTCGTCTCGGCTAACGCTGCTAACGCTGCTGCTAACGCTGCTGCTAACGCTGCTGCTAACGTCCCCGCTCCGGCTCCTGCTGCTACGACCTCCAGCGGTCAGACTGAGGAGATCTTTGAGATGGAGCTGAGCTCGGACGAAGAGACGGCTGTTCTGACCCACGCCTCCAG GTCGCCATCGATGACCACGATGCGGGACATCGACCCCAAGTTGCCTGCAGCCAGACACAACCTAGACAGCTACCCCTTCTCCGACGGAGACTGGTCCAACGCAGACGG gCTGTCGCAGGCTTTTTCCCCCAAGAGCGACTCTGAGCTCCTGGTGAAGTCGTCGGTGAGCATGCTCCGTGCCGAGTCCCACATGCAGTGGACCTGGGGAGAGTTCCCTGAAGCCACCAGG GCGCCCAAGAAGGAGCGGTACGAGCTCCCCAAAACGGTGACCATCACGCCGTCTGAGAGCACCCACTTCCGGGTCATCCTCAGCTCCGAGGCGATGCAGAGCGAGTTGGAGCCGGGGCCCCCCAAGATGATCGCCAGTGGCatcggcggcggctgcggcgaCCGGCCCGCCTGCGCCATCATCAAGCCCCAGCCGCGCACCCCCACGAGCGCCGCCGTCGGGCCCGTCGTGCGCTCCCCCACCCCGGTCGACGTGCAGCCCCCCCTGACGCCCACGGAGCCCCTGGAGGCCCTGCCCCCCGGCGTGACCACGTCCACCCCCATCAACGTCTCGGGCAGCCCGGGCATGGCCCAGATGGCAGGAGACGCGGGGGATGCGAGCTCAAAGTGTGACTCGCCTTCCAAGAAGAAAG GCGTCCCTAAGAGGAGCCAGCACCAGGGCCCTGAAGATATCTACCTAGACGACCTGTGCGTACTTGATCCGGACGTGGCTGCACGCTATTTCCCTAAAAG TGAGGCGGAGGCAGCCACCAAGCACTGGATGGACTCCGAGATGGGCTCGGGCTCCCAGTCCCCCCAGTCGGTGGGCAGCGCCGCCGCCGACAGCGGCACCGAGTGCCTCTCCGACTCGGCCGGCGACCTCCCGGACGTCACCCTGTCCCTGTGCGGAGGCCTGAGCGAGAACGCCGAGATATCCAAAG AAAAATTCATGGAGCATATCATCACGTATCAGGAGTTTGCTGAGAGTCCAGCCATCATCGACAACCCTAACCTGGTCGTGAAGATCGCCAATAG ATATTACAACTGGACGCTTGCTGCACCACTGATCCTAAGCATGCAAGCATTTCAGAAGAATTTGCCAAAG GCGACCGAGGAGGCCTGGGTGAAGGAGAAGATGCCAAAGAAGTCAGGCCGCTGGTGGTTCTGGAGGAAGAGGGCCGACAGCACCGTCAAGCAG TCTGAGGCCAAGCTGGAGTCCAAGGAGGAGTCccagatggagggggaggaccgGCCCTCCCTGTCCCAGGAGCAGAAGCTGGCCATGCA GCCCAAAGCCGGGGACTCGTCCAGTGACGAGGAGTCCAAGGAGGTGAGCGCCGCCTCCTGCCCAGAGAGGCTGCAGGGTCAGGGGGAGGCCCACGTGCACCCCAGCCCCCACGCCTACCGCAAGTCCCTACGCCTCTCCTCCAGCCAGATC GCCAGCCTGAAGCTGAAGGAAGGGCCCAACGACGTGACGTTCAGCATCACCACGCAGTACCAGGGCACCTGCCGCTGCGAGGGCACCATCTACCTGTGGAACTGGGACGACAAGGTCATCATCTCCGACATCGACGGCACCATCACCAA gtcTGACGTCTTTGGCCAGATTCTGCCACAGCTGGGCAAAGACTGGACCCACCAGGGCATCGCCAAGCTGTACCACTCAGTCGCAGA GAACGGCTACAAGTTCCTGTACTGCTCGGCGCGGGCCATCGGCATGGCGGACATGACGCGGGGGTACCTGCAGTGGGTCAACGACGAAGGCACCATCCTGCCCCGGGGCCCGCTGATGCTGTCTCCCAGCAGCCTCTTCTCTGCCTTCCACAG gGAGGTGATCGAGAAGAAGCCGGAGATCTTCAAGATCGAGTGCCTCACGGACATCAAGAACCTGTTCCTCCACAACAAGCAGCCGTTCCACGCCGCCTTCGGGAACCGGACCAAC GACGTCTTCGCCTACAAGGAGGTGGGGGTTCCTGTGTGCCGCATCTTCACCGTCAACCCCAAGGGGGAGCTGATCCAGGAGCAGACCCGGGGGAACAAGACCTC CTACTGCCGACTGAGTGAGCTGGTGGAGCATGTTTTCCCGCTGCTGAACAAGGAGCAGAACCAAGCGTTCTCCATGCCAGAGTACAGCTCCTTCTGTTACTGGCGCCAGCCCATACCTGACATCAACCCCGACGAGCATCTCTGA